One Akkermansiaceae bacterium genomic region harbors:
- a CDS encoding AraC family transcriptional regulator, which yields MPAIPHATVNRLRNEFLAQLATPLVAERLFAEVPDIVFCMKNLDGLYISANPAFAERLGLRSVDEILGKTAVDLFPPHLCATYQAQDEVVFRQGREIRDQLELIFNRDGSVGWYLASKIPLVGKNGTVIGLASISRDLLTPGDEDLRFAGLAKVIERIQHDYSDDLKPSSLAKTAGLTLTQLERRMRKVFKLTTSQFIRKTRIEAAARMLTNTDKAIIDIALDCGYGDQSAFTRQFKSTVGMAPGAYRGAYR from the coding sequence GTGCCTGCCATCCCACATGCCACAGTCAACCGTCTGCGCAATGAGTTCCTCGCGCAACTCGCTACCCCCTTGGTAGCTGAGCGGCTATTTGCCGAGGTTCCGGATATTGTGTTTTGTATGAAAAACCTGGATGGTCTCTATATTTCCGCCAACCCGGCCTTTGCCGAGCGTCTTGGCCTCAGATCCGTCGATGAAATCCTCGGCAAAACAGCCGTCGATCTCTTTCCGCCCCATCTCTGCGCCACCTACCAGGCACAGGATGAAGTCGTCTTCCGGCAAGGGCGCGAAATCCGCGACCAGCTGGAGCTCATCTTCAACCGCGACGGCTCGGTCGGTTGGTATCTGGCTAGCAAGATCCCCTTGGTGGGGAAAAACGGAACCGTCATTGGCTTGGCCTCGATTTCGCGTGACCTGTTAACCCCCGGCGATGAAGACCTGCGATTCGCTGGTCTGGCCAAGGTAATCGAACGCATCCAACATGATTATTCAGACGACCTCAAACCCTCATCCCTTGCCAAAACAGCGGGACTCACCCTCACCCAGTTAGAACGCCGGATGCGCAAGGTGTTTAAACTCACCACCTCCCAGTTCATCCGCAAAACACGCATCGAAGCCGCCGCCCGAATGCTTACTAATACCGACAAAGCCATCATCGACATCGCCCTCGACTGCGGCTACGGCGACCAATCCGCCTTCACCCGACAATTCAAATCCACCGTCGGCATGGCACCCGGCGCGTATCGTGGGGCCTACCGGTAG
- a CDS encoding MBOAT family protein, with the protein MLFNSYAFWIFLALVWAIYRLLPHRGQNVLLLVASYYFYGCWDWRFLPLILTTTLVNYYTAIGIEKSDSPKQHRWLMVASAIVSLGLLGFFKYYGFFTESAAEALGWLGFHVNMHILNIVLPVGISFYTFQTMSYTIDVYRGQVKATHSLTDFALYVAYFPQLVAGPIERSSSLLPQITHPRRQRTGDFSEGLNLILMGLLLKVVIGDNLGFITDGIFGAGKGDITGTDALVGIYCFAFQIYGDFAGYSSIARGVSKWLGIDLMTNFRMPYLARNPSDFWQRWHISLSSWLRDYLYIPLGGNRGSSAKVYRNLMLTMLLGGLWHGAGWTFIVWGGLHGIILCIYRALGDRFTLPKLWGRVVATLFFFHLVCLTWLFFRADSFAQAWEMLRLIFTQQEMTALSRYGLGMIAFFCGPLMVYEVWLNKYHSLRHLETVRWGWRAAAYCYIVFMLIVFPPPVFGQFIYFQF; encoded by the coding sequence GTGCTCTTCAACAGCTATGCCTTCTGGATATTTCTCGCCCTGGTCTGGGCGATCTATCGGCTGTTGCCCCACCGTGGGCAGAATGTGCTGCTGCTGGTGGCGAGTTATTATTTCTACGGCTGCTGGGACTGGCGGTTTCTGCCGCTGATTCTGACCACGACGCTGGTGAATTACTACACGGCGATTGGGATTGAGAAGAGCGACAGCCCGAAGCAGCACCGTTGGCTGATGGTGGCCTCCGCCATTGTTTCGCTCGGGCTGCTTGGCTTTTTCAAATACTACGGGTTTTTCACAGAGAGTGCGGCTGAAGCGCTGGGCTGGCTCGGGTTCCATGTGAACATGCATATCCTCAACATCGTGTTGCCGGTGGGGATCTCGTTCTACACCTTCCAGACGATGTCCTACACGATTGATGTCTACCGGGGACAGGTGAAGGCAACCCACTCGCTGACGGATTTTGCGCTCTACGTCGCCTATTTCCCGCAGTTGGTGGCGGGGCCGATCGAGCGATCGTCCTCGTTGCTGCCGCAGATCACCCATCCGCGCAGGCAGCGGACGGGGGATTTCTCCGAGGGGCTGAATTTGATCCTGATGGGACTGTTGTTAAAAGTGGTGATCGGCGACAACCTGGGATTCATCACCGACGGCATTTTTGGGGCTGGAAAAGGAGACATCACCGGCACGGATGCGCTGGTGGGGATCTATTGTTTCGCCTTCCAGATCTACGGTGACTTTGCCGGTTATTCATCGATCGCACGCGGCGTTTCCAAGTGGTTGGGAATCGACCTGATGACGAATTTCAGGATGCCCTACCTGGCACGCAACCCGTCGGATTTCTGGCAGCGGTGGCATATCTCCCTGTCGTCCTGGCTGCGCGACTACTTATATATCCCGCTCGGTGGCAACCGGGGAAGCTCCGCGAAAGTTTATCGCAACCTGATGCTCACGATGCTGCTCGGCGGCCTCTGGCATGGCGCAGGCTGGACGTTTATCGTCTGGGGGGGGCTGCATGGGATCATCCTGTGTATCTACCGTGCCCTGGGTGACAGGTTCACCCTGCCCAAACTATGGGGCCGGGTGGTTGCGACCCTTTTCTTTTTCCACCTCGTCTGCCTGACCTGGCTGTTTTTCCGGGCTGATTCTTTTGCCCAGGCCTGGGAGATGCTGCGGCTTATTTTTACGCAGCAGGAGATGACCGCGTTGTCGCGCTACGGGCTCGGTATGATTGCTTTCTTCTGTGGCCCGTTGATGGTGTACGAAGTGTGGCTCAACAAATACCACTCGCTGCGCCATCTTGAAACCGTTCGCTGGGGCTGGCGGGCGGCTGCTTACTGTTATATTGTTTTTATGTTGATTGTCTTTCCGCCGCCTGTGTTCGGGCAGTTTATTTATTTCCAGTTTTAA
- a CDS encoding SGNH/GDSL hydrolase family protein, which translates to MPHDYDALPNDAHAPSFKQELRVVAVLVGFIILLEIIARIIAPTLDYDREHIHAFPSVIEDLEKRAGESGKPRVVFFGNSLMMHGLQEETVHQELAAIGGPEIESTKITPVGTAMLDWVYLYRRYFETEGSHPDLIVVGFVAHHIHDQEPIKLRRLSRHFVTTKDLPNLWKTEDMGFHQTAQSILCNISALEGDQPEHQLGILYTVVSDYRNGVNKNNQLISAAAERRAKESGHASGQAKETYQRMERFIQRCKEYGVEVWFVPMPQPEVWDYNEAATELAEKYGMKVLDARSIDGMTEADFSDGYHLGETGGEKFSKWMAGQLKQHMP; encoded by the coding sequence ATGCCTCACGATTACGATGCCCTGCCCAACGATGCCCATGCGCCGTCGTTCAAGCAGGAGTTGCGCGTGGTGGCGGTGCTGGTTGGATTTATTATTCTGTTGGAAATCATCGCGAGAATCATCGCGCCGACGCTTGATTACGACCGGGAACACATCCACGCCTTTCCCTCGGTCATTGAAGACCTCGAAAAACGGGCCGGGGAGTCGGGCAAACCCCGCGTGGTTTTCTTTGGTAACTCACTGATGATGCACGGACTTCAGGAAGAGACGGTTCACCAAGAACTGGCAGCGATTGGAGGGCCGGAAATTGAATCGACCAAGATCACGCCTGTAGGCACGGCGATGCTCGACTGGGTTTACCTTTACCGTCGGTATTTTGAAACCGAAGGCAGCCATCCTGACCTGATTGTGGTCGGATTTGTCGCCCATCACATCCACGATCAGGAGCCGATCAAACTGCGCCGTTTATCCCGCCATTTTGTCACCACCAAAGACCTTCCCAACCTGTGGAAAACAGAGGATATGGGATTCCACCAGACCGCCCAATCGATTCTCTGTAACATCAGCGCGCTCGAAGGCGACCAGCCTGAACACCAGTTAGGCATCCTCTACACGGTGGTATCCGACTACCGCAACGGAGTGAATAAAAACAACCAGCTGATCAGTGCGGCGGCTGAACGTCGGGCCAAGGAAAGCGGCCATGCTTCAGGTCAAGCGAAGGAAACCTACCAGCGCATGGAACGCTTTATCCAACGCTGCAAGGAGTATGGGGTTGAAGTCTGGTTTGTGCCGATGCCCCAGCCCGAAGTCTGGGATTACAACGAGGCCGCGACTGAGCTCGCCGAGAAATACGGTATGAAGGTGCTCGACGCCCGCAGCATCGACGGCATGACCGAGGCGGATTTTTCAGACGGCTACCACCTTGGGGAAACCGGTGGAGAGAAATTCAGTAAATGGATGGCGGGGCAATTGAAACAACACATGCCGTAG
- the pyrF gene encoding orotidine-5'-phosphate decarboxylase, with translation MNYAEKLANRIASVGSRLCVGIDPRPELSGGIDTVPDFLRRLVGETAEYAAAFKPNMAYFEAMGLRGIEILQEMLQEMPGEVPVILDAKRSDIGETQRYYAKSYFENWSVDAVTLNPFLGYDSIEPFLDWEGKGIYLLAVTSNAGSADFQRQKLADGRYVFELVQELGKRAAAENRATDVGYVVGLTNASEEVLDRIVDSPLLIPGLGAQGGDLASLQGRNRTAPDVVNVSRGISYADTEKSFTQKAKQWSEQLAV, from the coding sequence ATGAATTACGCTGAAAAACTTGCAAACCGCATCGCATCCGTTGGCTCGCGACTTTGTGTGGGCATCGACCCAAGGCCCGAGCTTTCGGGAGGTATCGACACCGTGCCGGACTTCCTGCGTCGACTCGTCGGGGAGACCGCCGAATATGCAGCAGCCTTCAAACCCAACATGGCCTACTTCGAGGCGATGGGGCTGCGCGGCATCGAAATCCTTCAGGAAATGCTGCAAGAGATGCCGGGCGAAGTCCCCGTGATCCTGGATGCCAAGCGGTCTGACATCGGGGAAACCCAGAGGTATTACGCGAAGTCGTATTTCGAAAATTGGAGCGTCGATGCGGTGACTCTCAATCCCTTTTTAGGTTATGATTCCATCGAACCCTTCCTCGATTGGGAAGGCAAGGGGATCTATTTGTTAGCCGTGACCTCCAACGCGGGCAGTGCCGATTTCCAACGCCAGAAGCTCGCCGATGGCCGCTACGTTTTTGAACTCGTCCAGGAACTCGGCAAACGCGCCGCCGCAGAAAACCGGGCCACCGACGTCGGCTACGTCGTCGGTCTCACCAACGCCAGCGAGGAAGTGCTCGACCGCATCGTCGACAGCCCGCTCCTCATTCCCGGCCTCGGTGCCCAGGGCGGCGACCTCGCCAGTCTGCAAGGTAGAAACAGAACCGCTCCGGATGTCGTTAACGTCTCCCGCGGCATCAGCTACGCCGACACCGAAAAATCATTCACGCAAAAAGCGAAGCAATGGAGTGAGCAGTTGGCGGTCTGA
- a CDS encoding SET domain-containing protein-lysine N-methyltransferase — MSKKKKLQREAKLVRKMKKLYERAQSDWCEVRGSEIHGRGVYATKDIPGETEVIEYVGEPINKEISEDRAWDQYARHEEHGDAAVYIFTLDKQWDIDGNVPWNTARLINHSCDPNCEAWIIGRRVYIYSLRDIKEGEELTFDYGFDIECYEDHPCRCGSDHCVGYIVTQEQWPELRKRLAKKKGNKASA, encoded by the coding sequence ATGTCCAAAAAGAAAAAACTACAGCGCGAGGCCAAGCTGGTTCGCAAGATGAAAAAACTTTACGAGCGCGCCCAGAGTGACTGGTGTGAGGTGCGGGGGTCGGAGATCCACGGTCGGGGCGTCTATGCGACCAAGGATATCCCCGGGGAAACCGAAGTGATCGAATACGTCGGTGAACCCATCAACAAGGAAATCAGCGAAGACCGCGCCTGGGATCAATACGCCCGCCACGAGGAGCACGGCGATGCCGCCGTCTATATCTTTACCCTCGATAAGCAATGGGATATCGATGGTAATGTGCCCTGGAACACCGCCCGCCTGATCAATCACTCCTGCGATCCTAACTGTGAGGCGTGGATCATAGGTCGGCGCGTTTACATCTACTCGCTTCGTGATATCAAGGAAGGCGAGGAGCTGACCTTCGACTACGGTTTTGATATCGAGTGTTACGAGGACCATCCATGCCGATGTGGCAGCGATCACTGTGTCGGCTACATCGTCACCCAGGAGCAATGGCCTGAACTGCGCAAAAGGCTGGCTAAGAAAAAGGGCAACAAAGCGAGCGCTTGA
- a CDS encoding ParB/RepB/Spo0J family partition protein: protein MAKKALGKGLGALIKKQPSANDTTSAKDAPRPDSHVAIDEVLPSPLQPRKQFVQGQLDELMESIRQHGIIQPLIVRKVNGKMELIAGERRWRASKELGLKEVPIVIREATDHEVLEMALIENIQRKDLNPIEEAQGYVRLAKEFEMKQETIAKSVGKSRAAVANAMRLMELDPSIRDHVAHERLSVGHAKAILSIKDHDLQRLAADQILKKSLTVRAAEKLVKELTNPKKNKSGKTTSREADAVIKQIQSSLRERFATEVKVNHSPKKGKIELTYYGNDDLQRILDLLGIQL, encoded by the coding sequence ATGGCAAAAAAGGCATTGGGAAAAGGACTGGGGGCTTTGATTAAAAAACAGCCGTCTGCCAACGACACAACTTCGGCAAAGGATGCACCGCGGCCTGATTCACATGTAGCGATCGACGAGGTCTTGCCAAGCCCGTTACAGCCGCGCAAGCAGTTTGTCCAGGGCCAGCTCGATGAGCTGATGGAGTCGATTCGCCAACACGGCATCATCCAGCCACTCATTGTCCGCAAGGTCAACGGCAAGATGGAACTCATCGCAGGAGAGCGCCGCTGGCGCGCATCCAAGGAACTCGGGCTCAAGGAAGTGCCCATCGTTATCCGCGAGGCCACCGACCATGAGGTCCTGGAGATGGCTCTGATCGAAAACATCCAGCGCAAGGACCTCAACCCCATTGAAGAGGCCCAGGGTTATGTGCGGCTCGCCAAGGAGTTTGAGATGAAACAGGAAACCATCGCCAAGAGCGTGGGCAAATCCCGTGCCGCCGTGGCCAATGCCATGCGCTTGATGGAACTCGACCCCAGCATCAGGGACCACGTGGCACATGAACGCCTCAGTGTCGGGCACGCCAAAGCCATCCTTTCGATCAAGGATCACGACTTGCAACGACTGGCGGCAGACCAGATTCTGAAAAAATCCCTCACCGTCCGCGCCGCTGAGAAGCTCGTCAAGGAGCTGACCAACCCGAAGAAGAACAAATCGGGCAAAACCACCAGCCGCGAGGCTGATGCCGTGATCAAACAGATCCAAAGCTCCCTGCGCGAACGTTTTGCCACCGAGGTCAAGGTGAACCACAGCCCGAAAAAAGGGAAAATCGAACTTACCTACTACGGCAATGACGACCTGCAACGCATCCTGGACTTGTTAGGCATCCAACTTTAA
- a CDS encoding M28 family peptidase: protein MKAKLVVALVILAAMTGVYLLWQHGGPADKHGKAAYAHTEAILACGPRPADSPGLAKARAYISSELAKHGWSTMSQSIERNTPVGKRTFVNLIARYQPGELASLEDLKKLPTKGILGAHLDSKQIPGIPNFLGADDAASACALIIELAASLAKNHPGLAKQLEVVFFDGEEAFGEHITPTDGLYGSRAYAITLYGRTPKPDFGIVLDMVGHKNLKVAIPGDTPAALKTSLMSAAEKHGYSKHFTQIKPTANNPEGAIIDDHLFLNKAGVPTIDIIGADFSDSHWWHQEGDDMELISAESLTISYHVTMTMLEELLAK from the coding sequence GTGAAAGCCAAACTTGTTGTTGCCCTCGTCATCCTCGCTGCCATGACCGGCGTCTATCTGCTCTGGCAACATGGCGGTCCCGCAGACAAGCACGGCAAAGCCGCCTACGCACACACCGAAGCCATCCTGGCCTGCGGCCCCCGCCCGGCTGATTCACCAGGGTTGGCCAAAGCCCGGGCATACATTTCCAGCGAGCTGGCCAAACACGGCTGGAGTACGATGAGCCAGTCAATCGAGCGCAACACCCCCGTCGGGAAGCGCACCTTTGTCAACCTCATCGCCCGCTACCAACCCGGTGAGCTGGCGTCTCTGGAGGATTTGAAAAAGCTCCCGACCAAAGGTATTCTCGGAGCCCATCTCGATTCCAAACAGATCCCGGGAATCCCCAATTTCCTCGGAGCCGATGACGCGGCATCCGCCTGTGCGCTGATCATCGAACTGGCTGCCAGTCTGGCGAAAAACCACCCCGGACTCGCCAAGCAGCTGGAGGTCGTCTTTTTCGACGGTGAGGAAGCCTTCGGGGAGCATATCACGCCGACAGACGGGCTTTACGGCAGCCGCGCCTACGCCATCACCCTCTACGGCAGAACCCCCAAACCTGACTTTGGCATCGTGCTCGATATGGTTGGCCACAAAAACCTCAAGGTGGCCATCCCGGGTGATACACCAGCCGCATTGAAAACCAGCCTGATGAGTGCCGCTGAAAAACACGGCTACAGCAAACACTTTACCCAGATTAAACCGACAGCCAACAACCCCGAGGGAGCCATCATCGACGACCATCTTTTCCTGAACAAGGCGGGCGTTCCCACCATCGATATCATCGGTGCGGATTTTTCTGACAGCCATTGGTGGCATCAGGAAGGCGATGACATGGAGCTTATCTCAGCCGAGAGTTTAACCATTTCCTACCACGTCACCATGACCATGCTGGAGGAGCTTCTTGCGAAGTAG
- a CDS encoding acyl-CoA thioesterase, with product MEHSYKRRVQFADTDAAGVVHFSRLLCYAEEAEHDLLEKAGIPLLSGGGWPRVHVDCDYLAPVKVGDTVDVTISPVKTGRSSVQWSFSMNSNGTPVARGNMKTVRVDDHGTPVELDPNWRKILTPDP from the coding sequence ATGGAGCACAGCTACAAACGCCGCGTTCAGTTCGCCGATACCGATGCGGCGGGGGTGGTGCATTTTTCCCGCCTCCTTTGTTATGCCGAGGAGGCGGAACATGATTTGCTGGAAAAAGCAGGTATCCCGCTCCTCTCCGGCGGTGGCTGGCCGCGGGTGCATGTCGATTGCGACTACCTCGCCCCGGTAAAGGTAGGCGACACCGTGGACGTCACTATTTCCCCGGTGAAAACCGGCCGAAGTTCCGTGCAGTGGTCGTTTTCCATGAATTCTAACGGAACTCCAGTCGCAAGAGGCAATATGAAAACCGTCCGCGTGGACGACCATGGCACCCCAGTGGAACTCGATCCCAACTGGCGGAAAATCCTGACGCCCGACCCCTGA
- the fabF gene encoding beta-ketoacyl-ACP synthase II: MYDRRVVITGIGVLSPLGNDLQSTWDGLKAGKSGIGPITLTDPEPYASKIAGEVRGFDPAPWFNNPKDARRCDRYAQFAIAASKMAVNDAKLDDEGINRDRVGVMLGSGIGGLGTLETEHEKLLTRGASRVSPFVIPMMISNIASGILSMEYGFGGPNMVIVTACATANHNIGEAWRMIKFGDADAFVCGGAEASILPMGLAGFSNMKALSTRNDEPERASRPFDTGRDGFVMGEGAGVVVIEEYEHAKKRGATIYAELAGYGISGDAYHMTSPHPEGLGAARCMDMALHHAKMNPEEVTYVNAHGTSTPLGDICESKAIKKSFGNHAKDGLIVSSTKSMTGHLLGAAGGVELAACLMAIKDNVIPPTINLENQDPECDLDYTPNVAREVKVKAALSNSFGFGGHNASVLVREID; encoded by the coding sequence ATGTACGATCGTAGAGTTGTCATCACAGGTATCGGGGTTCTCAGTCCTCTTGGAAATGATTTGCAGAGTACCTGGGATGGTCTCAAAGCAGGTAAAAGCGGTATTGGGCCGATCACATTGACTGATCCAGAGCCGTATGCATCGAAAATTGCCGGTGAAGTCAGGGGCTTTGACCCTGCGCCATGGTTTAACAACCCCAAAGACGCCCGCCGCTGCGATCGATATGCCCAGTTTGCTATCGCGGCATCCAAGATGGCGGTCAATGACGCCAAGCTCGATGACGAAGGCATCAACCGCGATCGCGTTGGCGTGATGCTCGGTAGTGGTATCGGCGGTCTCGGCACACTCGAAACCGAGCATGAAAAACTTCTTACACGCGGAGCCTCCCGCGTTTCTCCCTTTGTGATACCGATGATGATTTCCAACATCGCCAGCGGTATTCTTTCGATGGAATACGGTTTTGGTGGACCCAACATGGTGATCGTCACCGCCTGTGCCACCGCCAACCACAACATCGGGGAAGCCTGGAGGATGATCAAGTTCGGTGATGCCGATGCCTTTGTCTGTGGTGGTGCCGAGGCCAGTATCCTGCCCATGGGCCTGGCTGGGTTCAGTAACATGAAGGCACTCAGCACACGCAACGACGAGCCAGAGCGTGCATCCCGTCCGTTTGATACGGGTCGTGACGGGTTTGTCATGGGTGAAGGTGCTGGTGTGGTTGTGATCGAGGAATACGAACATGCGAAAAAGCGTGGTGCTACCATCTATGCTGAACTTGCCGGATACGGTATCAGCGGCGACGCCTATCACATGACGTCACCTCACCCCGAGGGCTTGGGAGCTGCTCGCTGCATGGACATGGCGCTACATCATGCCAAGATGAATCCTGAAGAAGTCACCTACGTAAACGCCCACGGAACATCCACTCCTCTGGGAGACATCTGTGAATCCAAGGCGATTAAAAAGAGCTTCGGCAACCACGCCAAGGACGGACTGATCGTCAGCTCCACCAAATCCATGACCGGTCACTTGCTCGGTGCCGCAGGAGGGGTGGAACTTGCCGCTTGCCTCATGGCGATCAAGGACAACGTGATACCTCCAACCATCAACCTGGAAAACCAGGATCCCGAATGCGACCTCGACTACACACCGAACGTTGCCCGCGAGGTGAAAGTCAAGGCGGCGCTCAGTAACTCCTTCGGCTTTGGTGGCCACAATGCTTCCGTGCTGGTGCGCGAGATCGACTAA
- a CDS encoding zinc ribbon domain-containing protein, whose protein sequence is MIELTLEEFFLWVVGVAMLIIGFYSLGAALKRRSTIRARQLQIMRCRACGHVYQDRSRDRSPECPECGRANDRGDSRRLG, encoded by the coding sequence ATGATTGAGCTAACGTTGGAAGAATTTTTCCTCTGGGTGGTTGGTGTCGCCATGCTGATCATTGGGTTTTATTCGCTGGGTGCCGCGCTCAAACGAAGATCCACCATCCGTGCAAGGCAGTTACAGATCATGCGCTGTCGCGCCTGTGGCCATGTGTATCAGGACCGCAGCAGGGACCGTTCCCCCGAGTGCCCTGAGTGCGGTCGGGCCAACGACCGTGGAGATTCCCGCCGACTCGGGTGA
- a CDS encoding MotA/TolQ/ExbB proton channel family protein, whose translation MLQFIGQGGPFAYVLALLAFVSMLLILERIFFFQKVKINVGDLLLGLANHVRKGAFAEALHEAARAPGPTARVAHAVLMRKNLPRRDLRDVAQEAGQLEVPRMERNLRAIYGVALVAPLVGMLGTVSGLVKTFMAVSEEKGFASPAEMSGGVYESLITTGLGLAIAVPVYLFYLFFYGRVKRMVHRIERAGIEMVNIVCDAREQAEIVSFRKEAEEISAHNKKTGKK comes from the coding sequence ATGTTACAATTCATTGGACAAGGAGGACCATTTGCCTACGTGCTGGCACTGCTGGCGTTTGTAAGTATGCTGTTGATTTTGGAGAGGATTTTCTTCTTCCAGAAAGTAAAAATCAATGTGGGTGACCTGCTGCTGGGCTTGGCAAACCATGTGCGTAAAGGCGCATTTGCCGAAGCCCTTCACGAGGCCGCGCGCGCGCCCGGTCCCACCGCCCGCGTTGCCCATGCGGTGCTGATGAGAAAGAACCTGCCCCGGCGTGACCTGCGGGATGTCGCCCAGGAAGCGGGTCAGTTGGAAGTCCCCAGGATGGAACGCAACCTCCGGGCCATCTACGGTGTGGCTCTCGTCGCCCCCTTGGTGGGAATGTTGGGAACGGTTAGCGGACTGGTAAAAACCTTTATGGCGGTGAGTGAGGAAAAAGGCTTTGCCTCGCCGGCGGAAATGTCCGGAGGGGTGTACGAAAGCCTCATCACGACGGGGCTGGGCCTTGCCATCGCCGTGCCGGTTTACCTTTTCTACCTGTTCTTTTACGGAAGGGTGAAGCGTATGGTGCATCGCATTGAACGTGCTGGCATCGAAATGGTCAACATTGTCTGCGATGCCCGGGAACAGGCTGAAATCGTTTCGTTCCGTAAAGAGGCCGAAGAGATTTCCGCGCACAACAAGAAAACGGGTAAGAAATGA